In a genomic window of Dreissena polymorpha isolate Duluth1 unplaced genomic scaffold, UMN_Dpol_1.0 chrUn005, whole genome shotgun sequence:
- the LOC127863328 gene encoding uncharacterized protein LOC127863328, producing MSLKWHLLPEQEKRRYLDAAQEENNGCSHDIGKCKETETYATIKHQLKPPAETLSFDDFKKNPVPSDDIDDSGLSISLIEGTKSMPDLQVKPIVVALPKSGSTKASKTDNNSKKRKVHLLKDVIIFKSRDATKPPISAFLRFVKVNRASVLRKNPQMTLLDVQRRLSLMWHFLPEQEKQTHEEAGLEENGHCGMQENTQTELCQQLESQQTLKDLFQEIKPDSSFLRFSKEWLEQLQNGLLSNDEIIDIIEKEWAQLSHLQKRKYWYFEAKTRDKRYWDSKMKTLQIYKRKHNLGSKALKALIGQSVDSNQKSIVPAHSSFENYSSTNTSHMFSAEKSHLENIDGVALNRLIPVASTQCKDNFDDDFIITVKEEFDSDVEHENNVMADHIEAVPMEQSPCAGSQSIEVVQPSSKCSELENGLKIIKRETDVPKVIEGTVKQSFSDEICITGQNSKMELSVLGKTVEPPKCIAPEIDNSAEVAHVPIEETRGDGSVSIGDSIIIDENVYHITMNDHSDITAEDDDIQITDVCFEIEDLSANNVVNLKQQSSHPLLQTKHVDISDNNTDEKACAFSIAAI from the exons ATGAGTTTAAAGTGGCATTTGCTTCCAGAACAGGAGAAGAGG AGATACCTGGATGCTGCACAGGAAGAAAATAATGGCTGTAGCCATGACATTGGGAAATGCAAGGAAACAGAGACATATGCAACGATTAAACATCAGTTGAAACCCCCTGCAGAGACGCTGTCCTTTGATG ATTTCAAAAAGAATCCTGTACCATCAGATGATATTGATGACTCAGGACTTTCTATTAGTCTAATAGAAGGCACAAAAAGCATGCCTGATCTTCAAGTTAAACCAATTGTTGTTGCACTTCCAAAGTCTG GTTCTACGAAAGCCAGTAAGACTGACAACAACTCGAAG AAAAGGAAAGTTCACCTGCTAAAAGATGTAATAATTTTCAAGTCCCGTGATGCAACCAAGCCCCCTATCTCTGCATTTTTAAG ATTTGTCAAGGTAAACCGCGCAAGTGTTTTACGGAAGAACCCTCAAATGACTTTGCTTGATGTTCAACGGAGGCTAAGTTTAATGTGGCATTTTCTTCCAGAACAGGAAAAGCAG ACGCACGAGGAAGCTGGGCTGGAAGAGAATGGTCACTGTGGAATGCAGGAAAACACTCAAACAGAGTTATGTCAACAATTAGAAA gtcagcaaACGCTAAAGGACCTTTTTCAAGAAATCAAACCAGATTCTTCTTTTCTCAG GTTTTCAAAAGAGTGGCTGGAACAATTACAGAATGGATTGTTGTCAAACGATGAAATCATTGACATCATTGAAAAGGAGTGGGCGCAGCTTTCTCATCTTCAAAAACGG AAATACTGGTACTTTGAAGCCAAAACCAGAGACAAGCGGTACTGGGACAGCAAGATGAAGACACTCCAGATTTACAAGCGGAAACACAACCTGGGATCAAAAG CCTTAAAAGCGTTAATTGGACAATCCGTTGACAGCAATCAAAAATCAATTGTTCCAGCCCACAGCAGTTTTGAAAATTACAGCAGCACAAACACGAGTCACATGTTTTCAGCAGAAAAGAGCCATCTAGAAAACATAGATGGTGTTGCTTTAAACAGACTGATTCCAGTAGCTAGTACTCAATGTAAAGACAACTTTGACGATGATTTTATTATAACGGTGAAGGAGGAGTTTGATAGTGATGTTGAACATGAAAACAATGTAATGGCTGATCATATTGAGGCTGTTCCCATGGAACAATCACCATGTGCAGGGTCTCAGTCAATAGAAGTGGTGCAACCATCTTCTAAATGTTcagagttggaaaatggtttgaAGATCATTAAAAGAGAGACAGATGTCCCCAAAGTTATTGAAGGGACTGTAAAGCAATCTTTCAGTGATGAAATATGTATAACTGGACAAAACAGCAAAATGGAGCTAAGTGTTCTGGGTAAAACAGTTGAACCACCCAAATGTATAGCTCCTGAAATTGACAATTCTGCTGAGGTTGCCCATGTGCCTATTGAAGAAACCCGAGGGGATGGGTCAGTCAGCATAGGTGACTCTATTATTATAGATGAGAACGTGTATCATATTACGATGAATGATCACAGTGATATTACCGCTGAAGATGATGACATTCAGATAACTGACGTATGTTTTGAAATTGAAGACCTAAGTGCAAATAATGTTGTTAATCTAAAACAACAATCTAGTCATCCACTGTTACAAACAAAACATGTTGATATTTCTGATAACAACACCGATGAAAAGGCTTGTGCTTTCTCGATTGCTgccatttaa